In Ctenopharyngodon idella isolate HZGC_01 chromosome 1, HZGC01, whole genome shotgun sequence, a single genomic region encodes these proteins:
- the slc25a23a gene encoding calcium-binding mitochondrial carrier protein SCaMC-3 isoform X2, whose protein sequence is MWQRGCRSGWTRARCQDSGVDPERERLWAELFEQLDLNKDGRIDVNELRIGLAARGMSWSSVEEVVRAGDINHDGQLDFEEFTEYLRSHEKRLKLMFRSLDRNNDGQVDAEEIQQSLHSLGVDISLELAAKILQSMDKDHSMTIDWFEWRDHFLFNPLHNMEEIAQYWKHSVMLDIGEHLTVPDEFSEKEKQSGFVWRQLMAGAVAGSVSRTGTAPLDRLKVFLQVHGQSSDKGNVWRGLRAMVKEGGLAALWRGNGINVLKIAPETAIKFLAYEQIKRLMRGSKEGVTLKVQERFVAGSLAGATAQTIIYPMEVLKTRLTLRKTGQYSGMADCAKQILQKEGVLAFYKGYLPNMLGIIPYAGIDLAVYETLKNAWLQRHTEGSPDPGVMVLVGCGTVSSTCGQLASYPLALIRTRMQAQASMKGAPQLSMLTLFRNIVAQEGVVGLYRGIAPNFLKVIPAVSISYVVYEHMRKVLGVGT, encoded by the exons ATGTGGCAGCGCGGATGCCGCTCGGGGTGGACGAGGGCGCGATGCCAGGACAGCGGGGTCGACCCCGAGCGCGAGCGGCTCTGGGCCGAGCTCTTCGAGCAGCTGGATCTGAACAAGGACGGACGGATCGATGTGAACGAACTGAGGATAGGACTCGCCGCCCGCGGGATGTCGTGGAGCTCGGTGGAGGAG GTTGTAAGAGCAGGAGACATCAATCACGATGGTCAGCTGGATTTCGAAGAGTTCACAGAGTATCTGCGTTCACATGAGAAACGCCTCAAGCTCATGTTTCGCAGCTTGGACCGCAACAACGATG GTCAAGTAGACGCGGAGGAGATCCAGCAGTCGTTACACAGTCTCGGCGTGGACATCTCGTTGGAACTGGCTGCCAAAATACTGCAAag TATGGACAAAGACCATTCCATGACTATCGACTGGTTCGAGTGGCGAGATCACTTCCTGTTTAACCCTTTGCACAACATGGAGGAAATCGCTCAGTACTGGAAACACTCTGTG ATGTTGGATATCGGAGAGCATTTGACAGTTCCGGATGAGTTCTCAGAAAAGGAGAAGCAGTCAGGGTTCGTGTGGCGGCAGCTGATGGCAGGTGCTGTGGCGGGATCGGTGTCCAGAACAGGAACTGCGCCGCTCGACAGACTCAAGGTCTTCCTGCAG GTGCACGGCCAGAGCTCTGATAAGGGAAACGTGTGGCGTGGGCTCCGCGCGATGGTGAAGGAAGGCGGTCTCGCTGCGCTGTGGAGGGGGAATGGCATCAACGTGCTGAAGATTGCGCCCGAGACAGCCATCAAATTCCTGGCCTATGAACAG atTAAGCGCTTGATGAGAGGCAGTAAAGAAGGAGTAACTCTGAAAGTTCAGGAGAGATTCGTCGCTGGTTCGCTGGCAGGAGCTACAGCTCAAACTATCATATACCCAATGgag GTGCTGAAGACTCGTCTTACTCTTCGTAAAACAGGGCAGTATTCGGGCATGGCGGACTGTGCCAAGCAGATCCTGCAGAAGGAGGGCGTTCTGGCGTTTTATAAAGGATAcctgcccaacatgctgggcatcATCCCGTATGCAGGCATAGACCTTGCCGTCTacgag ACGCTGAAGAACGCCTGGCTGCAGCGGCACACGGAGGGCTCGCCCGACCCGGGCGTCATGGTGCTGGTGGGCTGCGGCACGGTGTCCAGCACCTGCGGACAGCTGGCGTCCTACCCGCTCGCCCTCATCCGAACACGCATGCAGGCTCAGG CGTCAATGAAGGGGGCTCCTCAGCTGTCCATGTTGACCCTGTTCAGGAATATCGTGGCCCAGGAGGGTGTGGTGGGACTCTACCGAGGCATCGCTCCGAACTTCCTCAAGGTCATCCCGGCGGTCAGCATCTCCTACGTCGTCTACGAGCACATGAGGAAAGTACTGGGAGTGGGaacctga
- the slc25a23a gene encoding calcium-binding mitochondrial carrier protein SCaMC-3 isoform X3: MFRSLDRNNDGQVDAEEIQQSLHSLGVDISLELAAKILQSMDKDHSMTIDWFEWRDHFLFNPLHNMEEIAQYWKHSVMLDIGEHLTVPDEFSEKEKQSGFVWRQLMAGAVAGSVSRTGTAPLDRLKVFLQVHGQSSDKGNVWRGLRAMVKEGGLAALWRGNGINVLKIAPETAIKFLAYEQIKRLMRGSKEGVTLKVQERFVAGSLAGATAQTIIYPMEVLKTRLTLRKTGQYSGMADCAKQILQKEGVLAFYKGYLPNMLGIIPYAGIDLAVYETLKNAWLQRHTEGSPDPGVMVLVGCGTVSSTCGQLASYPLALIRTRMQAQASMKGAPQLSMLTLFRNIVAQEGVVGLYRGIAPNFLKVIPAVSISYVVYEHMRKVLGVGT, translated from the exons ATGTTTCGCAGCTTGGACCGCAACAACGATG GTCAAGTAGACGCGGAGGAGATCCAGCAGTCGTTACACAGTCTCGGCGTGGACATCTCGTTGGAACTGGCTGCCAAAATACTGCAAag TATGGACAAAGACCATTCCATGACTATCGACTGGTTCGAGTGGCGAGATCACTTCCTGTTTAACCCTTTGCACAACATGGAGGAAATCGCTCAGTACTGGAAACACTCTGTG ATGTTGGATATCGGAGAGCATTTGACAGTTCCGGATGAGTTCTCAGAAAAGGAGAAGCAGTCAGGGTTCGTGTGGCGGCAGCTGATGGCAGGTGCTGTGGCGGGATCGGTGTCCAGAACAGGAACTGCGCCGCTCGACAGACTCAAGGTCTTCCTGCAG GTGCACGGCCAGAGCTCTGATAAGGGAAACGTGTGGCGTGGGCTCCGCGCGATGGTGAAGGAAGGCGGTCTCGCTGCGCTGTGGAGGGGGAATGGCATCAACGTGCTGAAGATTGCGCCCGAGACAGCCATCAAATTCCTGGCCTATGAACAG atTAAGCGCTTGATGAGAGGCAGTAAAGAAGGAGTAACTCTGAAAGTTCAGGAGAGATTCGTCGCTGGTTCGCTGGCAGGAGCTACAGCTCAAACTATCATATACCCAATGgag GTGCTGAAGACTCGTCTTACTCTTCGTAAAACAGGGCAGTATTCGGGCATGGCGGACTGTGCCAAGCAGATCCTGCAGAAGGAGGGCGTTCTGGCGTTTTATAAAGGATAcctgcccaacatgctgggcatcATCCCGTATGCAGGCATAGACCTTGCCGTCTacgag ACGCTGAAGAACGCCTGGCTGCAGCGGCACACGGAGGGCTCGCCCGACCCGGGCGTCATGGTGCTGGTGGGCTGCGGCACGGTGTCCAGCACCTGCGGACAGCTGGCGTCCTACCCGCTCGCCCTCATCCGAACACGCATGCAGGCTCAGG CGTCAATGAAGGGGGCTCCTCAGCTGTCCATGTTGACCCTGTTCAGGAATATCGTGGCCCAGGAGGGTGTGGTGGGACTCTACCGAGGCATCGCTCCGAACTTCCTCAAGGTCATCCCGGCGGTCAGCATCTCCTACGTCGTCTACGAGCACATGAGGAAAGTACTGGGAGTGGGaacctga
- the slc25a23a gene encoding calcium-binding mitochondrial carrier protein SCaMC-3 isoform X1, with the protein MWQRGCRSGWTRARCQDSGVDPERERLWAELFEQLDLNKDGRIDVNELRIGLAARGMSWSSVEEQVVRAGDINHDGQLDFEEFTEYLRSHEKRLKLMFRSLDRNNDGQVDAEEIQQSLHSLGVDISLELAAKILQSMDKDHSMTIDWFEWRDHFLFNPLHNMEEIAQYWKHSVMLDIGEHLTVPDEFSEKEKQSGFVWRQLMAGAVAGSVSRTGTAPLDRLKVFLQVHGQSSDKGNVWRGLRAMVKEGGLAALWRGNGINVLKIAPETAIKFLAYEQIKRLMRGSKEGVTLKVQERFVAGSLAGATAQTIIYPMEVLKTRLTLRKTGQYSGMADCAKQILQKEGVLAFYKGYLPNMLGIIPYAGIDLAVYETLKNAWLQRHTEGSPDPGVMVLVGCGTVSSTCGQLASYPLALIRTRMQAQASMKGAPQLSMLTLFRNIVAQEGVVGLYRGIAPNFLKVIPAVSISYVVYEHMRKVLGVGT; encoded by the exons ATGTGGCAGCGCGGATGCCGCTCGGGGTGGACGAGGGCGCGATGCCAGGACAGCGGGGTCGACCCCGAGCGCGAGCGGCTCTGGGCCGAGCTCTTCGAGCAGCTGGATCTGAACAAGGACGGACGGATCGATGTGAACGAACTGAGGATAGGACTCGCCGCCCGCGGGATGTCGTGGAGCTCGGTGGAGGAG CAGGTTGTAAGAGCAGGAGACATCAATCACGATGGTCAGCTGGATTTCGAAGAGTTCACAGAGTATCTGCGTTCACATGAGAAACGCCTCAAGCTCATGTTTCGCAGCTTGGACCGCAACAACGATG GTCAAGTAGACGCGGAGGAGATCCAGCAGTCGTTACACAGTCTCGGCGTGGACATCTCGTTGGAACTGGCTGCCAAAATACTGCAAag TATGGACAAAGACCATTCCATGACTATCGACTGGTTCGAGTGGCGAGATCACTTCCTGTTTAACCCTTTGCACAACATGGAGGAAATCGCTCAGTACTGGAAACACTCTGTG ATGTTGGATATCGGAGAGCATTTGACAGTTCCGGATGAGTTCTCAGAAAAGGAGAAGCAGTCAGGGTTCGTGTGGCGGCAGCTGATGGCAGGTGCTGTGGCGGGATCGGTGTCCAGAACAGGAACTGCGCCGCTCGACAGACTCAAGGTCTTCCTGCAG GTGCACGGCCAGAGCTCTGATAAGGGAAACGTGTGGCGTGGGCTCCGCGCGATGGTGAAGGAAGGCGGTCTCGCTGCGCTGTGGAGGGGGAATGGCATCAACGTGCTGAAGATTGCGCCCGAGACAGCCATCAAATTCCTGGCCTATGAACAG atTAAGCGCTTGATGAGAGGCAGTAAAGAAGGAGTAACTCTGAAAGTTCAGGAGAGATTCGTCGCTGGTTCGCTGGCAGGAGCTACAGCTCAAACTATCATATACCCAATGgag GTGCTGAAGACTCGTCTTACTCTTCGTAAAACAGGGCAGTATTCGGGCATGGCGGACTGTGCCAAGCAGATCCTGCAGAAGGAGGGCGTTCTGGCGTTTTATAAAGGATAcctgcccaacatgctgggcatcATCCCGTATGCAGGCATAGACCTTGCCGTCTacgag ACGCTGAAGAACGCCTGGCTGCAGCGGCACACGGAGGGCTCGCCCGACCCGGGCGTCATGGTGCTGGTGGGCTGCGGCACGGTGTCCAGCACCTGCGGACAGCTGGCGTCCTACCCGCTCGCCCTCATCCGAACACGCATGCAGGCTCAGG CGTCAATGAAGGGGGCTCCTCAGCTGTCCATGTTGACCCTGTTCAGGAATATCGTGGCCCAGGAGGGTGTGGTGGGACTCTACCGAGGCATCGCTCCGAACTTCCTCAAGGTCATCCCGGCGGTCAGCATCTCCTACGTCGTCTACGAGCACATGAGGAAAGTACTGGGAGTGGGaacctga